A single window of Caldimicrobium thiodismutans DNA harbors:
- a CDS encoding flagellar protein FlaG, producing the protein MKVELYKNLVLDQININTEIKPQRVNPLEKELQSQTEIHLKKIEKDKLKEVTESFQKFLNQFNLDAKIVYEKEYNTLVVQVFRKDTGELIRQIPPQELLEISKRLQELVGILFKEKA; encoded by the coding sequence ATGAAAGTGGAACTTTATAAAAATTTAGTTTTAGATCAGATCAACATAAATACAGAGATTAAACCTCAAAGAGTTAATCCTCTGGAAAAAGAACTTCAGTCTCAAACTGAAATACATTTAAAAAAAATTGAAAAGGATAAACTCAAAGAGGTAACTGAGAGTTTCCAAAAATTTTTAAATCAATTTAATTTAGATGCGAAGATTGTTTATGAAAAGGAGTATAATACCCTTGTAGTTCAAGTATTCAGGAAAGATACAGGAGAATTGATTCGACAAATACCACCTCAGGAGCTTCTTGAGATATCCAAAAGACTTCAAGAACTTGTTGGTATTTTATTTAAAGAAAAGGCCTAA